In the Euphorbia lathyris chromosome 5, ddEupLath1.1, whole genome shotgun sequence genome, one interval contains:
- the LOC136228588 gene encoding transcription factor TCP3-like: MKGSTGGEIVQVQGGHIVRATGRKDRHSKVYTAKGPRDRRVRLSAHTAIQFYDVQDRLGYDRPSKAVDWLIKKAKSSIDKLAELPPWHPFDSTTNMDESNQNVAVSATAEMVIPEQSESSGYSSFIAPNLDHHHQIHPDTMKSLFPISNSTASFQNYDSNSGNAYHQDLGLSLNPFQDQNYEGNLQRMMGFNPPLSLISQDQEFSQRGTLQSSFGNSIRAWNDLAMVNSCADDHQNAHRTQDVHQSWGLSGFGIPARIHGEEEQSVVSDRPSSSSPHSQH; the protein is encoded by the exons ATGAAAGGAAGCACCG GAGGGGAAATTGTGCAAGTTCAAGGGGGGCACATTGTGCGGGCGACGGGCCGAAAAGATAGGCACAGCAAAGTTTATACAGCAAAAGGACCTAGAGACAGGAGGGTGAGATTATCAGCACATACAGCAATACAATTCTATGATGTTCAAGATAGATTAGGTTATGACAGACCAAGCAAAGCTGTGGATTGGTTAATAAAAAAGGCAAAATCTTCCATTGATAAGCTTGCTGAGCTTCCTCCATGGCATCCATTTGATTCAACAACAAACATGGATGAATCAAATCAGAATGTTGCTGTTTCTGCTACTGCTGAAATGGTGATTCCTGAGCAATCTGAATCATCTGGATACTCATCTTTTATTGCACCAAATTTGGATCATCATCATCAAATTCATCCTGACACTATGAAATCTTTGTTCCCAATTTCAAATTCCACTGCTTCATTCCAGAATTATGATTCAAACTCAGGAAATGCTTATCATCAGGATCTTGGATTGTCACTTAACCCTTTTCAGGATCAGAATTATGAGGGGAATTTGCAGAGAATGATGGGATTTAATCCACCATTGTCATTGATAAGCCAAGATCAAGAATTTTCTCAGAGGGGAACCCTTCAGTCCAGTTTCGGTAATTCGATTCGAGCTTGGAATGATCTTGCTATGGTTAATTCTTGTGCAGATGATCATCAGAATGCTCATAGAACACAAGATGTTCATCAATCTTGGGGATTGTCTGGTTTCGGAATTCCGGCTCGAATTCATGGGGAGGAAGAACAAAGTGTTGTTTCTGATaggccttcttcttcttctcctcattCTCAGCACTGA